The proteins below come from a single Dermatophilaceae bacterium Soc4.6 genomic window:
- a CDS encoding LON peptidase substrate-binding domain-containing protein has protein sequence MDSLPLFPLGSVLLPGAPLALQVFEPRYVQLMHDLLGEGARTEGVSPQFGVVAIRRGFEVGEGIRDTHDVGTVARIEQIGLIGQGVFGVVAVGAERFHLRGLDETSSTPYLTGLVQRLAEPIGDPERAATLGRELVVAVGLHLDARGEELAAEGQPPDDPTGISYWAPRVLELEPQETQVLLAAPDTETRLSMVLRTIRRETQIEDRLGVTLAPRPAPPSNLN, from the coding sequence GTGGACTCCCTCCCGCTCTTCCCCCTCGGCTCTGTCCTGCTGCCCGGAGCACCGCTCGCCCTCCAGGTCTTCGAGCCGCGCTACGTGCAGCTGATGCACGACCTGCTCGGGGAGGGGGCCCGCACCGAGGGCGTGTCACCGCAGTTCGGTGTGGTCGCCATCCGGCGCGGCTTCGAGGTGGGCGAGGGCATCCGTGACACCCACGACGTCGGCACGGTCGCGCGCATCGAGCAGATCGGCCTGATCGGTCAGGGCGTCTTCGGCGTGGTCGCGGTCGGGGCCGAGCGCTTCCACCTGCGTGGGCTCGACGAGACCAGCAGCACGCCCTACCTGACGGGGCTGGTGCAGCGGCTCGCCGAGCCGATCGGCGACCCCGAGCGGGCGGCCACGCTGGGCCGCGAGCTGGTCGTCGCGGTGGGGCTGCACCTCGACGCGCGCGGCGAGGAGCTCGCGGCCGAGGGCCAGCCCCCCGACGACCCCACCGGCATCTCCTACTGGGCGCCCCGGGTGCTCGAGCTCGAGCCGCAGGAGACGCAGGTGCTGCTGGCCGCCCCCGACACCGAGACGCGGCTGAGCATGGTCCTGCGCACGATCCGCCGCGAGACCCAGATCGAGGACCGTCTCGGGGTGACGCTGGCGCCGCGACCCGCGCCCCCGTCCAACCTCAACTAG
- a CDS encoding thioesterase family protein → MTADTATTLEAGTLPVPTSYYRRLPGGIYEPSVHVHGAWNDHEQHMAPVSGLLVHAMEEHEPRDDLQLARVTFEILGVIPRGTTEVTVTTIRPGRTIELVEAVLVAGGRPAVRAHAWRMAHGDTAAVAGGAPAPLPAPETWDRWDSRSTWPEGGGYLDSLEGWRDPASRPGRGRVWLRTDIDLVEGTDTSPTAAFVGLVDTANGVVVREDPQAWIYPNIDLSLHLFRQPVGEWVGFDTTVVFGGQGVGLTTSWLFDQQGAVGRAEQILTIRRRPHSPG, encoded by the coding sequence ATGACCGCCGACACCGCGACGACGCTCGAAGCCGGGACCCTCCCGGTGCCGACGAGCTACTACCGCCGGCTGCCCGGGGGGATCTACGAGCCCAGCGTCCACGTGCATGGCGCGTGGAACGACCACGAGCAGCACATGGCGCCGGTGTCGGGCCTGCTCGTGCACGCGATGGAGGAGCACGAGCCGCGCGACGACCTGCAGCTGGCTCGCGTCACCTTCGAGATCCTCGGGGTCATCCCGCGCGGCACCACCGAGGTGACGGTCACGACCATCCGCCCGGGGCGCACCATCGAGCTGGTCGAGGCCGTGCTCGTCGCCGGTGGCCGACCGGCCGTGCGGGCCCACGCCTGGCGGATGGCGCACGGCGACACGGCCGCCGTCGCCGGTGGCGCCCCCGCACCGCTGCCCGCCCCCGAGACGTGGGATCGGTGGGACAGCCGGTCGACCTGGCCCGAGGGAGGCGGCTACCTCGACTCGCTCGAGGGCTGGCGCGACCCGGCGAGCCGACCCGGACGCGGACGGGTCTGGCTGCGCACCGACATCGACCTCGTCGAGGGCACCGACACCAGCCCCACTGCGGCCTTCGTCGGCCTCGTCGACACCGCCAACGGCGTCGTCGTCCGCGAGGACCCGCAGGCGTGGATCTACCCCAACATCGACCTGTCGCTGCACCTCTTCCGCCAGCCGGTGGGCGAGTGGGTCGGCTTCGACACCACCGTCGTCTTCGGCGGGCAGGGGGTCGGCCTCACCACCTCGTGGCTGTTCGACCAGCAGGGTGCCGTCGGCCGCGCCGAGCAGATCCTCACGATCCGCCGTCGCCCTCACTCGCCGGGGTAG
- a CDS encoding Gfo/Idh/MocA family oxidoreductase: MSDAITSSTATLVPDPRDAPPLRWGIIAPGGIANKFAAAVRDHTAGSVVAVGSRDAARAADFAGRHGIPRSYGSYAALLTDDEVDAVYVASPHSAHRDHAVLALEAGKPVLVEKALARNGGEVDEIFAAAERTGLFAMEAMWTRHLPSIARLREQIAAGAIGEVVSVSADHGQSLDLGAEHRLKNPALAGGAILDLGVYPVSFVVDLLGAPTSVQAAGLLTETGVDGHVSMLLAYGGKAVGLVDTTLWTKTPTTATVSGTEGSLEIDGDFYSGGRTVTLRGGDRERTVLATWHDDVTNGFEYEAAEVARCVVAGRSESGRMTWDSSRAVMAVMDAARRQVGVVYPGE, from the coding sequence ATGAGCGACGCCATCACCAGCAGCACCGCCACCCTCGTCCCCGACCCTCGCGACGCCCCGCCGCTGCGGTGGGGGATCATCGCACCCGGGGGGATCGCCAACAAGTTCGCCGCCGCGGTGCGCGACCACACTGCGGGCAGCGTCGTGGCCGTCGGCTCGCGCGACGCGGCCCGAGCGGCCGACTTCGCCGGGCGGCACGGCATACCCCGCTCCTACGGCTCGTATGCCGCGCTCCTCACCGATGACGAGGTCGACGCGGTCTACGTCGCGTCGCCGCACTCGGCCCACCGCGACCACGCGGTGCTGGCACTCGAGGCGGGCAAACCGGTGCTCGTCGAGAAGGCGTTGGCGCGCAACGGCGGCGAGGTCGACGAGATCTTCGCCGCTGCCGAGCGCACGGGCCTCTTCGCGATGGAGGCGATGTGGACCAGGCACCTGCCGTCGATCGCCCGGCTGCGGGAGCAGATCGCGGCCGGCGCCATCGGCGAGGTCGTGAGCGTCAGCGCCGACCACGGACAGTCCCTCGACCTCGGCGCCGAGCACCGGCTGAAGAACCCCGCGCTGGCCGGCGGGGCGATCCTCGACCTCGGGGTCTACCCCGTCTCCTTCGTCGTCGACCTGCTCGGGGCGCCGACCAGCGTGCAGGCGGCGGGGCTGCTCACCGAGACCGGGGTCGACGGGCACGTGTCGATGCTGCTCGCCTACGGCGGCAAGGCGGTCGGGCTCGTCGACACCACCTTGTGGACCAAGACCCCGACGACGGCGACGGTCTCGGGCACCGAGGGCAGCCTCGAGATCGACGGCGACTTCTACTCCGGCGGGCGCACCGTGACCCTGCGCGGCGGCGACCGTGAACGCACCGTGCTCGCGACGTGGCACGACGACGTCACCAACGGCTTCGAGTACGAGGCGGCAGAGGTCGCCCGGTGTGTCGTTGCCGGTCGGAGCGAGAGCGGGCGGATGACCTGGGACTCGTCGCGAGCGGTCATGGCGGTCATGGACGCGGCCCGACGACAGGTGGGAGTCGTCTACCCCGGCGAGTGA
- a CDS encoding LLM class flavin-dependent oxidoreductase: MSTSSTPGSHPGRPGRPRRHVDLDALDLVPVAEGSTPADAVAATVAAARTAEAAGYRRYWMAEHHNFPGAASSATAVLVGHVASATTSIRVGSGGIMLPNHAPLVVAEQFGTLATLHPGRIDLGLGRAPGTDPVTAHALRRVEDAAVDFGSEVAQVLRYLGPVDVTARVRAVPGEGTQVPVWILGSSHGGAQVAAALGLPYAFASHFAPRMLGSALQVYREGFRPSGRDGSLEAPRVAAAVNVVVADTRERAERIWGSHLTRVHGIVTGRRGLLPPAVDGDVTAGWSPQERAAVDSMTAVSFIGTPSAVRDGLQDFVDATGVDELVVATSAHDLDDRLRSLRLLGEVWHGAGVTASVA; encoded by the coding sequence GTGAGCACCTCGTCGACCCCTGGCAGTCACCCCGGCCGTCCCGGCCGTCCACGCCGGCACGTCGACCTCGACGCGCTCGACCTCGTGCCGGTCGCCGAGGGGAGCACGCCCGCGGACGCCGTCGCCGCGACCGTCGCCGCAGCCCGGACGGCCGAGGCGGCCGGCTACCGGCGCTACTGGATGGCCGAGCACCACAACTTCCCCGGCGCCGCCTCGTCGGCCACCGCCGTGCTCGTCGGCCACGTCGCCTCGGCCACGACGTCGATCCGGGTCGGCTCCGGCGGGATCATGCTGCCGAACCATGCCCCGCTGGTGGTGGCCGAGCAGTTCGGCACCCTGGCGACGCTGCATCCCGGACGCATCGACCTCGGGCTGGGCCGGGCCCCGGGCACCGACCCGGTCACGGCGCACGCCCTGCGCCGGGTCGAGGACGCCGCCGTCGACTTCGGCTCGGAGGTGGCTCAGGTGCTGCGCTACCTCGGGCCCGTCGACGTCACGGCCCGGGTGCGCGCGGTCCCCGGCGAGGGCACCCAGGTGCCCGTCTGGATCCTCGGGTCGAGCCACGGCGGCGCGCAGGTGGCCGCTGCCCTCGGGCTGCCGTATGCCTTCGCGTCGCACTTCGCCCCGCGCATGCTCGGCTCGGCCCTGCAGGTCTACCGCGAGGGGTTCCGGCCCTCGGGGCGCGACGGGTCCCTCGAGGCCCCGCGCGTGGCTGCGGCGGTCAACGTCGTCGTCGCCGACACCCGCGAGCGGGCCGAGCGCATCTGGGGCTCGCACCTGACCCGGGTGCACGGCATCGTCACCGGACGCCGGGGGCTGCTGCCACCCGCCGTCGACGGTGACGTCACGGCCGGCTGGTCCCCGCAGGAGCGCGCCGCGGTGGACTCGATGACGGCGGTCTCCTTCATCGGGACGCCGAGCGCCGTGCGTGACGGGCTGCAGGACTTCGTCGACGCGACGGGCGTCGACGAGCTCGTGGTCGCGACCTCGGCCCACGACCTCGACGACCGGCTGCGCTCGCTGCGGCTGCTCGGTGAGGTCTGGCACGGAGCTGGGGTCACGGCCTCGGTCGCCTGA
- a CDS encoding OsmC family protein, translating into MTLEARPADLPPEKPAHRSTTLTRRALGAYTATNARGGTVAVGGGEDEFTAVELLLAGIAACTAVDVDHLTSRRAEPDDFEIRVDAQKVADEQGNHLQDVVVTFRIRYPEGEGGDRARAVLPDIVAKSHDRLCTVSRTIELGTPIRTVIA; encoded by the coding sequence ATGACGCTCGAAGCCCGCCCGGCCGACCTGCCTCCCGAGAAGCCTGCCCACCGCAGCACCACCCTCACCCGCAGGGCCCTGGGGGCCTACACCGCGACGAACGCCCGTGGCGGCACCGTGGCGGTGGGCGGCGGTGAGGACGAGTTCACGGCCGTCGAGCTGCTGCTGGCCGGGATCGCGGCCTGCACGGCCGTCGACGTCGACCACCTCACCAGCCGGCGCGCCGAGCCCGATGACTTCGAGATCCGGGTCGACGCGCAGAAGGTCGCCGACGAGCAGGGCAACCACCTGCAGGACGTCGTCGTCACCTTCCGCATCCGCTACCCCGAGGGCGAGGGGGGTGACCGGGCGCGGGCCGTGCTGCCCGACATCGTCGCGAAGTCGCACGACCGCCTCTGCACGGTCAGCCGCACCATCGAGCTGGGCACGCCGATCCGCACGGTGATCGCGTGA
- a CDS encoding MarR family winged helix-turn-helix transcriptional regulator, producing MPDPSSTEVTSSPLVDDAVVAMRELILAGEHYRSAIAVHLGLTVNESQAVSYVFARGPIGQGELAAAMGFTTSSTTALVDRLERRGIAERRNDPSDRRRAIIALSAQGEAELDGVRTWMGNAFSGLEPHEVETARTLLLTLASNLRGFTDSVLEGQPGGSRARRRV from the coding sequence GTGCCCGACCCGTCGTCGACCGAGGTGACGTCGTCCCCGCTGGTGGACGACGCCGTCGTGGCCATGCGCGAGCTCATCCTCGCGGGCGAGCACTACCGCTCGGCGATCGCCGTGCACCTGGGACTGACCGTCAACGAGAGCCAGGCAGTCAGCTACGTCTTCGCCCGGGGTCCCATCGGGCAGGGCGAGCTGGCGGCCGCCATGGGCTTCACCACCAGCTCGACGACAGCGCTGGTCGACCGGCTCGAGCGGCGCGGCATCGCCGAGCGCCGCAACGACCCGAGCGACCGTCGACGCGCCATCATCGCCTTGTCGGCACAGGGTGAGGCCGAGCTCGACGGGGTGCGCACGTGGATGGGCAACGCGTTCAGCGGGCTCGAGCCGCACGAGGTCGAGACGGCGCGCACGCTGCTGCTCACGCTGGCCTCGAACCTGCGCGGGTTCACCGACTCGGTCCTCGAGGGCCAGCCCGGTGGCTCGAGGGCGCGCCGGCGGGTCTGA
- a CDS encoding GNAT family N-acetyltransferase yields MSDLSDPTDGALLERIEGYCDLVPRADTVPQEVGAFTLFVSRGGPGAYDYYARPRLGLDRPVTAADVGAVLDRQVELGVPRALEWVDETTPSLLAAAEASGMVVERCPLLVLVGAPVTPPVEAQVRVLEADDPDLAGVLASISVGFGHPGTATGAVGSTERDAEAASRVHGASATASAVRAGRTVVVGALVAGVGAVGGGSHRPRGDTTEVVGVGVLPAYRRRGAAGAVTAALARTALDAGLTTVFCGAQDDAVAHVYERVGFRRVGTACIGRVE; encoded by the coding sequence GTGAGTGACCTGAGTGACCCCACCGACGGGGCCCTGCTCGAGCGTATCGAGGGCTACTGCGATCTCGTGCCCCGTGCCGACACCGTGCCGCAGGAGGTGGGGGCGTTCACGCTCTTCGTCTCGCGTGGGGGCCCGGGGGCCTACGACTACTACGCCCGGCCACGCCTCGGTCTCGACCGCCCGGTGACCGCGGCCGATGTCGGTGCCGTCCTCGACCGGCAGGTCGAGCTCGGGGTGCCGCGGGCCCTGGAGTGGGTCGACGAGACGACACCGTCCCTGCTCGCGGCCGCTGAGGCCAGCGGGATGGTCGTGGAGCGCTGCCCCCTGCTCGTGCTCGTCGGCGCACCGGTCACCCCTCCCGTGGAGGCGCAGGTGCGGGTGCTGGAGGCCGACGACCCCGACCTCGCGGGCGTGCTGGCGTCGATCTCGGTCGGCTTCGGCCACCCCGGGACGGCCACGGGTGCGGTCGGGTCGACCGAGCGCGACGCCGAGGCCGCGTCCCGGGTGCACGGAGCCAGCGCCACGGCCTCGGCCGTGAGGGCAGGGCGCACCGTGGTCGTGGGGGCCCTGGTCGCGGGTGTCGGTGCGGTGGGCGGCGGCAGCCACCGACCCCGCGGGGACACGACCGAGGTGGTCGGTGTGGGAGTGCTGCCGGCCTACCGGCGACGGGGCGCAGCCGGCGCGGTGACGGCCGCGCTCGCCCGCACGGCGCTCGACGCGGGGCTCACGACCGTGTTCTGCGGGGCGCAGGACGACGCGGTGGCCCACGTCTACGAGCGGGTGGGTTTCCGCCGGGTCGGGACGGCGTGCATCGGGAGGGTCGAGTAG
- a CDS encoding IclR family transcriptional regulator C-terminal domain-containing protein: protein MSNAPAAAAALDVLALLSRHTEAMPAASIASQLGLPRSSTYHLLAVLQERGFVVHLPEERRYALGVAAYELGSAYSRQAPLQRLARPLVERLVDETQQNAHLAVLHGADVVYLLEERAPRRPPLVSDVGVRLPAHLTASGLALLAALPAAQVRALYPSGAGLVRRHDAGPTSLTALRSLLTGVRQRGYAVEDGTVTPSFSSVAAAALDRAGYPAAAIALTFEGDRVEERERAALAAAARACAAALSRRL from the coding sequence GTGAGCAACGCCCCCGCCGCCGCTGCGGCGCTCGACGTGCTCGCCCTGCTGTCGCGGCACACGGAAGCCATGCCGGCGGCGTCGATCGCGAGCCAGCTGGGGCTGCCCCGCTCGAGCACGTACCACCTGCTGGCGGTGCTGCAGGAGCGCGGCTTCGTCGTGCACCTGCCGGAGGAGCGGCGCTACGCGCTGGGGGTGGCGGCCTACGAGCTGGGCTCGGCCTACTCGCGCCAGGCGCCGTTGCAGCGACTGGCCCGGCCCCTCGTCGAGCGTCTCGTCGACGAGACCCAGCAGAACGCGCACCTGGCGGTGCTGCACGGCGCCGACGTCGTCTACCTGCTCGAAGAGCGCGCCCCCCGTCGCCCGCCCCTGGTCTCCGACGTGGGCGTGCGGCTGCCGGCCCACCTCACTGCCAGCGGTCTCGCTCTGCTTGCTGCGCTGCCGGCGGCGCAGGTGCGTGCCCTCTACCCCTCCGGGGCGGGGCTCGTGCGGCGCCACGATGCCGGCCCGACCTCGCTGACGGCCCTGCGGTCGCTGCTCACCGGGGTGCGGCAGCGCGGGTATGCGGTGGAGGACGGCACGGTGACCCCCTCCTTCTCGTCGGTGGCGGCCGCCGCCCTCGACCGCGCGGGCTACCCGGCCGCCGCGATCGCCCTGACCTTCGAGGGTGACCGGGTGGAGGAGCGCGAGCGGGCCGCCCTGGCCGCCGCCGCACGGGCCTGTGCGGCTGCCCTCTCGCGCCGGCTGTGA
- a CDS encoding MFS transporter has product MSTFDGHRPGSAPYRRLTLALFAAGLATFAALYSTQAVLPDLAHDFGLSPAASALSVSAATLGLGVALLVVGPVTERVGRTPLMHTSLAASSVAGVLCAIAPTWPLLLGLRVLQGVTLAGLSAVAMAYLREEVAPEAHGRASGLYIGGTALGGMVGRLLASGVGDVAGWRWALGAIAAFGVACTVVVRLLLPASSGFVPAAPGRAAIWATTRHVLGDRALLLLYAFAALAMGGFVATYNTLGFRLAAPPYALSLGVAGLVFLSYALGSVSSTVAGGLADRFGRRAVLPVGVAVSLAGLTLTLAAPLWLVVVGVALETVGFFAAHGVASGWVAARAALGGGGTGQASSFYLFAYYLGSSVFGSVSGLAWSAGGWDLVVVVVGALFVLALGCGLALRRVPSLLAGSREVSDTRRNLRRHR; this is encoded by the coding sequence GTGTCGACCTTCGACGGCCACCGGCCGGGCAGCGCTCCCTACCGGCGTCTGACGCTGGCCCTGTTCGCCGCGGGCCTCGCGACCTTCGCCGCGCTCTACTCCACCCAGGCGGTGCTGCCCGACCTCGCGCACGACTTCGGGCTCTCTCCGGCCGCGAGCGCGCTCAGCGTGTCGGCGGCCACCCTCGGACTCGGGGTGGCGCTGCTCGTCGTCGGACCGGTGACCGAGCGCGTCGGGCGCACCCCGCTGATGCACACGTCGCTCGCCGCCTCGAGCGTGGCGGGGGTGCTCTGCGCGATCGCGCCGACGTGGCCGCTCCTGCTCGGTCTGCGGGTGCTGCAGGGGGTGACCCTCGCCGGGCTGTCGGCCGTCGCGATGGCCTACCTGCGCGAGGAGGTGGCCCCCGAGGCGCACGGGCGGGCCAGCGGTCTCTACATCGGCGGGACGGCGCTCGGCGGCATGGTCGGACGCCTGCTGGCCAGCGGGGTGGGTGACGTCGCGGGATGGCGGTGGGCGCTCGGAGCGATCGCCGCCTTCGGGGTCGCGTGCACCGTGGTCGTGCGCCTGCTGCTGCCCGCCTCGTCGGGCTTCGTGCCCGCGGCCCCCGGGAGAGCCGCGATCTGGGCGACGACTCGGCACGTGCTCGGCGACCGGGCCCTGCTCCTGCTCTACGCCTTCGCCGCGCTGGCGATGGGCGGCTTCGTCGCGACCTACAACACCCTGGGGTTCCGGCTGGCCGCGCCGCCCTACGCCCTCAGCCTCGGCGTCGCCGGGCTCGTCTTCCTCTCGTACGCCCTGGGGTCGGTGTCGTCGACCGTGGCCGGCGGGCTGGCCGACCGCTTCGGCCGCCGGGCGGTCCTACCGGTCGGCGTCGCGGTGAGCCTCGCTGGCCTGACCCTGACCCTCGCCGCTCCGCTGTGGCTCGTCGTCGTCGGGGTCGCGCTCGAGACCGTCGGGTTCTTCGCCGCCCACGGCGTCGCCAGCGGCTGGGTCGCGGCCCGGGCTGCGCTCGGGGGCGGGGGCACCGGGCAGGCCTCGTCGTTCTACCTCTTCGCCTACTACCTCGGCTCGTCGGTCTTCGGCTCGGTGTCGGGTCTGGCGTGGAGCGCGGGCGGGTGGGACCTCGTCGTCGTCGTGGTCGGCGCGCTCTTCGTGCTCGCCCTGGGCTGCGGGCTGGCGCTGCGCCGGGTGCCGAGCCTGCTCGCGGGATCGCGCGAAGTCTCGGATACGAGACGCAATCTGCGTCGGCACCGCTGA
- the hutH gene encoding histidine ammonia-lyase: MSQSTVAHAPSGAAHVSLDTVVRVGTGPLSPDDVVAVARHDAPVELTPEALTGLAAARAVIEALADDPQPHYGVSTGFGALATVSIPRDRRDQLQRSLVRSHAAGSGPEVEREVVRALMLLRLSTLATGRTGVRPVVAETYVAMLNAGITPVVHEYGSLGCSGDLAPLAHCALAAMGEGPVRTRDGLLVEASMALRDNGIEPLVLAEKEGLALLNGTDGMLGMLVLALHDLRLLVTTADISAAMSVEGLLGTDDVFAADLQALRPQPGQAASAANLRNLLSGSGIRASHRTQDCTRVQDAYSLRCAPQVAGGVRDTIDHAARVAEWELASAVDNPVVTPDGRVESNGNFHGAPVAYVIDFLAIVAADLASMSERRTDRFLDVARNHGLPPFLAHEPGVDSGLMIAQYAQAAIVSELKRLAAPASVDSIPSSAMQEDHVSMGWSGARKLRRAVDGLTRVLAVEVLTAARGIRLRAPLLPAAATGAVVALLGAAPGSPGHPGPDRFLSPEIETVVGLVASGAVVAAAGSATTTPLL; this comes from the coding sequence ATGAGCCAGAGCACCGTCGCCCACGCACCCTCGGGAGCGGCCCACGTCTCCCTCGACACGGTCGTCCGCGTCGGCACCGGCCCCCTCTCGCCCGACGACGTCGTCGCGGTCGCCCGCCACGACGCACCGGTCGAGCTGACGCCCGAGGCGCTGACCGGCCTCGCCGCGGCGCGGGCGGTCATCGAGGCACTGGCCGACGACCCGCAGCCGCACTACGGGGTCTCGACCGGCTTCGGCGCCCTCGCCACCGTGAGCATCCCCCGCGACCGGCGCGACCAGCTGCAGCGCAGTCTCGTGCGCTCGCACGCAGCCGGCTCCGGCCCCGAGGTCGAGCGCGAGGTCGTGCGCGCCCTAATGCTGCTGCGCCTGTCGACCCTGGCGACCGGTCGCACCGGCGTGCGGCCCGTCGTCGCCGAGACCTATGTCGCCATGCTCAACGCCGGGATCACGCCGGTCGTGCACGAGTACGGCTCCCTCGGGTGCTCGGGCGACCTCGCCCCGCTGGCGCACTGCGCCCTGGCGGCCATGGGCGAGGGCCCGGTGCGCACTCGTGACGGCTTGCTGGTCGAGGCGTCGATGGCTCTGCGCGACAACGGCATCGAGCCGCTGGTGCTCGCCGAGAAGGAAGGTCTGGCGCTGCTCAACGGCACCGACGGGATGCTCGGCATGCTCGTCCTCGCCCTGCACGACCTGCGCCTCCTGGTGACGACCGCCGACATCTCTGCGGCGATGAGCGTCGAGGGGCTGCTCGGCACCGACGACGTCTTCGCCGCCGACCTGCAGGCCCTGCGACCCCAGCCGGGCCAGGCGGCGTCGGCGGCGAACCTGCGGAACCTGCTCTCCGGCAGCGGGATCCGCGCGTCCCACCGCACGCAGGACTGCACGCGGGTGCAGGACGCCTACTCGCTGCGCTGCGCCCCGCAGGTGGCCGGGGGCGTCCGCGACACCATCGACCACGCCGCCCGCGTCGCCGAATGGGAGCTGGCCTCGGCCGTCGACAACCCCGTCGTGACCCCGGACGGTCGGGTCGAGAGCAACGGCAACTTCCACGGCGCCCCGGTGGCCTACGTGATCGACTTCCTCGCCATCGTGGCCGCGGACCTCGCGAGCATGAGCGAGCGCCGCACCGACCGCTTCCTCGACGTCGCCCGCAACCACGGCCTGCCACCGTTCCTCGCCCACGAGCCCGGCGTCGACTCCGGTCTGATGATCGCGCAGTATGCCCAGGCCGCCATCGTCTCCGAGCTCAAGCGGCTCGCTGCCCCCGCCAGCGTCGACTCGATCCCGAGCAGCGCCATGCAGGAGGACCACGTGTCCATGGGCTGGTCGGGAGCGCGCAAGCTGCGCCGGGCCGTCGACGGGCTCACCCGGGTGCTCGCGGTCGAGGTGCTGACGGCCGCCCGCGGCATACGGCTGCGGGCACCGCTGCTGCCGGCTGCCGCGACCGGGGCAGTCGTCGCACTGCTCGGGGCCGCCCCCGGCTCGCCGGGCCACCCCGGCCCCGACCGCTTCCTCTCTCCCGAGATCGAGACGGTGGTGGGCCTGGTGGCCAGTGGCGCAGTGGTGGCTGCGGCCGGCTCAGCCACCACCACCCCCCTGCTGTGA